One segment of Hippopotamus amphibius kiboko isolate mHipAmp2 chromosome 2, mHipAmp2.hap2, whole genome shotgun sequence DNA contains the following:
- the ENTPD2 gene encoding ectonucleoside triphosphate diphosphohydrolase 2, whose protein sequence is MGRRSGQTFGAVEGQSCGLGPAGHWLTPVCRDLGPGPGKAALQQHGPGNKTAWEAAQPTRRPGLPPRALRPGRPALSLEKVEGARGHPEAARGRRALRSPGHRSRSAAAAASLTCAAARGRGRGGGVAAVDPAPPGTYPAGPGLGPPTPRRRAVDARSAPMAGKALSLLPPLLLAAAGLAGLLLLCVPTRDVREPPALKVRAPLPARRAGVPGPKPALRPRYGIILDAGSSHTSMFVYKWPANKENDTGIVGQHSSCDASGGGISSYADNPSGAAQSLVECLNQALRDVPKERHAGTPLYLGATAGMRLLNLTSPEASANVLAAVTQKLTQYPFDFRGARILSGQDEGVFGWVTTNYLQENFIKYGWVGRWFRPKKGTLGAMDLGGASTQITFETASPAEDPANEVQLRLYGQHYRVYTHSFLCYGREQVLRRLLASVLQNHGFHPCWPKGYSTHVLLRDVYESPCTAAQRPQPFNRSARVRLSGSGDLALCRSLVAELFNVSSCRFSRCSFNGIFQPPLAGKFIAFSAFFYTVDFLRTAMGLPVETLEQLEAAVVTVCNQTWRELQARAPREGARLPDYCAASTFVQQLLSRGYGFDERAFRGVAFQNKAGDTAVGWALGCMLNLTNLVPAEPPGLRKGTDFSSWVVLLALFGAMLLAAFVLLLCQARFTKSLSIV, encoded by the exons ATGGGGAGGCGCAGCGGCCAGACGTTTGGTGCggtggaggggcagagctgcGGCCTGGGGCCAGCGGGGCACTGGCTCACCCCCGTGTGCCGGGACCTGG GACCAGGCCCGGGAAAAGCGGCTCTCCAGCAGCACGGCCCCGGGAACAAGACCGCCTGGGAGGCCGCCCAGCCCACCCGCAGACCAGGCCTCCCGCCGCGCGCCCTGAGGCCGGGGAGGCCTGCGCTTTCCCTAGAGAAGGTGGAGGGAGCCCGCGGGCACCCCGAGGCAGCGCGCGGTCGGCGGGCCCTCAGAAGTCCGGGACACAG GAGCCGCAGCGCCGCGGCCGCGGCCTCTCTCACCTGCGCCGCGGcccgcgggcgggggcggggcgggggcgtggCCGCCGTGGACCCCGCCCCCCCGGGCACCTACCCCGCCGGCCCGGGCCTCGGGCCCCCGACTCCCCGCCGCCGCGCCGTCGACGCTCGGTCCGCGCCCATGGCCGGGAAGGCGCTGtcgctgctgccgccgctgctgctggCCGCGGCGGGCCTCGCCGGCCTCCTGCTGCTGTGCGTCCCCACCCGCGACGTCCGGGAGCCGCCCGCCCTCAAGGTGCGCGCTCCACTCCCCGCGCGGCGGGCGGGCGTCCCGGGCCCCAAACCCGCGCTCCGGCCCCGG tatGGCATCATCCTGGACGCCGGCTCCTCCCACACGTCCATGTTCGTCTATAAGTGGCCGGCGAACAAAGAGAACGACACCGGCATCGTGGGCCAGCACAGCTCCTGTGACGCGAGCG GCGGGGGCATCTCTAGCTATGCTGACAACCCTTCTGGGGCCGCGCAGAGTCTTGTGGAATGCCTGAACCAGGCGCTTCGCGATGTCCCCAAGGAGAGACATGCGGGCACGCCCCTCTACCTGGGCGCCACAGCGGGCATGCGGCTGCTCAA TCTGACCAGTCCAGAGGCTTCGGCCAACGTGCTCGCGGCCGTGACGCAGAAGCTGACCCAGTACCCCTTTGATTTCCGTGGTGCCCGCATCCTCTCGGGCCAGGATGAGGGGGTGTTTGGCTGGGTGACCACCAACTACCTGCAGGAGAACTTCATCAAG TATGGCTGGGTAGGCCGGTGGTTCCGGCCAAAGAAGGGGACGCTGGGGGCCATGGACCTGGGGGGCGCCTCCACCCAGATCACCTTCGAGACAGCCAGCCCAGCTGAGGACCCAGCCAACGAGGTCCAGCTGCGGCTCTATGGCCAGCACTACCGCGTCTACACCCACAGCTTCCTCTGCTACGGCCGCGAACAGGTCCTCCGGCGGCTGCTGGCCAGTGTCCTCCAG AACCACGGCTTCCACCCCTGCTGGCCGAAGGGCTATTCCACTCACGTGCTGCTCCGCGATGTGTACGAGTCGCCGTGCACCGCAGCCCAGCGGCCCCAGCCCTTCAACAGGAGCGCCAGGGTCCGCCTGTCGGGAAGCGGTGACCTTGCCCTGTGCCGTAGCCTTGTTGCTGAGCTCTTCAACGTCTCCTCCTGCCGCTTCTCTAGATGCTCCTTCAACGGCATCTTCCAGCCCCCTCTGGCTGGGAAGTTCATC gccttctctgctttcttctaCACGGTGGACTTCCTGAGAACTGCGATGGGGCTGCCTGTGGAAACCCTGGAGCAACTAGAGGCAGCGGTGGTCACCGTCTGCAACCAGACGTGGAGAGAG CTGCAGGCTCGGGCCCCGAGGGAAGGCGCCCGCCTGCCCGACTACTGCGCCGCATCCACGTTCGTGCAGCAGCTGCTGAGCCGCGGCTACGGCTTCGACGAGCGCGCCTTCAGAGGCGTGGCCTTCCAGAATAAG GCCGGAGACACCGCGGTGGGCTGGGCGCTGGGCTGCATGCTGAACCTCACCAACCTGGTCCCCGCCGAGCCGCCGGGGCTGCGCAAGGGCACAGACTTCAGCTCTTGGGTCGTCCTCCTGGCGCTCTTCGGCGCCATGCTCCTGGCTGCGTTCGTCCTGCTGCTGTGCCAGGCGCGCTTCACCAAGTCGCTGAGCATCGTctag